The Thermus brockianus genome window below encodes:
- a CDS encoding serine hydrolase domain-containing protein, whose protein sequence is MRLWRLLALGMALLGLALAQVREGVDLGVLQAFKARLEAEVAQGRLPGAVVLVARNGQVVFHEAVGYLDPKARTPMAKEAIFRIYSMTKPLTSVLALQLVEEGRLFLTDPLALYLPEFREIRVGVERAGPEGRPVLELAPSQRPITLYDLLRHTSGITYGIFFDSLVKQEYRKVNADALDQTREEFLAKLARLPLQFQPGTLWEYGNSTDLLGHLLERVTGKSLAELMEERIFRPLGMVDSGFQVPPEKWGRVAEPPERDPFTGTPTPLPLNVREAPKRYSGGAGAVATAQDYHRFLQALLNGGEFGGRRILSRKGVELLTQDHLGPLYLPSLQRGAPYLPGFGYGFGLGVAVRLEDGGSPLPGSKGDYYWAGLFGTYFFVDPKERLIGVFMMQNPGGRTYYAGLFRNAVYASLR, encoded by the coding sequence ATGCGGCTTTGGCGGCTTTTGGCGCTAGGCATGGCCCTCCTGGGCCTGGCCTTGGCCCAGGTGCGGGAGGGGGTGGACCTCGGGGTGCTCCAGGCCTTCAAGGCCCGCCTCGAGGCGGAGGTAGCCCAGGGCCGGCTCCCCGGCGCGGTGGTCCTGGTGGCACGGAACGGCCAGGTGGTCTTCCACGAGGCGGTGGGCTACCTGGACCCCAAGGCGCGGACCCCCATGGCCAAGGAGGCCATCTTCCGCATCTACTCCATGACGAAGCCCTTGACCTCGGTTCTCGCCCTACAGCTCGTGGAGGAGGGGCGGCTTTTCCTCACGGACCCCCTTGCCCTCTACCTCCCCGAGTTCCGGGAGATACGGGTGGGGGTGGAGCGGGCAGGCCCCGAAGGAAGGCCGGTGCTGGAGCTTGCGCCGTCCCAAAGGCCCATCACCCTCTACGACCTCCTGCGCCACACCTCGGGCATCACCTACGGCATCTTCTTTGACTCCCTGGTGAAGCAGGAGTACCGCAAGGTAAACGCCGACGCCCTGGACCAGACCCGGGAGGAGTTTTTGGCCAAGCTCGCCCGCCTTCCCCTCCAGTTCCAGCCTGGCACCCTCTGGGAGTACGGCAACTCCACGGACCTTCTCGGCCACCTCCTGGAAAGGGTCACGGGCAAGAGCCTCGCCGAACTCATGGAGGAAAGGATCTTCCGGCCCTTGGGCATGGTGGATAGCGGCTTCCAGGTGCCCCCGGAAAAGTGGGGCCGTGTTGCGGAACCTCCCGAGCGGGATCCCTTCACGGGAACCCCTACCCCCCTTCCCCTGAACGTGCGGGAGGCGCCCAAGCGCTATTCCGGCGGGGCAGGCGCCGTGGCCACAGCCCAGGACTACCACCGCTTTCTGCAGGCCCTGTTGAACGGCGGGGAGTTTGGGGGACGGCGCATCCTCTCCCGCAAGGGGGTGGAGCTCCTCACCCAGGACCACCTGGGTCCCCTCTACCTTCCCTCCCTACAACGGGGGGCCCCTTACCTCCCCGGCTTCGGGTACGGCTTCGGCCTGGGGGTGGCGGTGCGCCTCGAGGACGGGGGAAGCCCCTTGCCCGGCTCCAAGGGGGATTATTACTGGGCGGGGCTTTTTGGCACCTACTTCTTCGTGGACCCCAAGGAACGCCTCATCGGCGTTTTCATGATGCAGAACCCCGGGGGGCGCACCTATTACGCCGGGCTTTTCCGGAACGCCGTTTACGCCAGCCTGCGCTGA
- a CDS encoding acyl-CoA dehydrogenase family protein yields the protein MEVPEHKELRALARRFLEEAAPALREYEEKEAFPWPLVRRMGELGFLGVFVPEDLGGAGLDFFAYLALLEEMGGYASLRSILSVQQSLVLTPLLTYGTETQKKRYVPLLARGEVLGAFGLTEPEAGSDAASLRTRAYRDGDHYILEGQKTFISHGNVAEVFLIFAKTDPDKGAKGITCFLVERQDGVRTSPLKGKLGLRAADTGMVFLDGVRVPKERVLGQEGEGFRIALSTLDTGRISLAAGAVGLMGRALALSLAYVKERRQFGRPIAGFQLVQEHLAEMKLDLEASRLLTYQAAWKKVKGEPYTLEASLAKLYASEAANRVAYRAIQVHGGYGFFEEYEVARLYRDARILTLYEGTSEVQKLIIGAHLTGTKAFDPGR from the coding sequence ATGGAAGTACCCGAGCACAAGGAGCTTAGGGCCTTGGCCCGCCGCTTCCTGGAGGAGGCGGCCCCGGCCCTGAGGGAGTACGAGGAGAAGGAGGCCTTCCCCTGGCCCTTGGTGCGGCGTATGGGGGAGCTGGGCTTCCTAGGCGTTTTCGTCCCCGAGGACCTGGGCGGGGCGGGGCTGGACTTCTTCGCCTACCTTGCCCTTTTGGAGGAGATGGGAGGCTACGCCTCCTTGCGCTCCATCCTCTCCGTGCAGCAGAGCCTGGTCCTCACCCCTCTCCTCACCTACGGCACGGAGACGCAAAAGAAGCGGTATGTACCCCTCCTCGCCCGAGGAGAGGTCCTTGGCGCCTTCGGCCTTACCGAGCCCGAGGCGGGGTCGGATGCCGCAAGCCTCCGCACCCGGGCCTATAGGGACGGCGACCATTACATCTTGGAAGGCCAGAAGACCTTTATCTCCCACGGCAACGTGGCCGAGGTCTTCCTCATCTTCGCCAAGACGGACCCCGACAAGGGGGCCAAGGGCATCACCTGCTTCCTGGTGGAGCGGCAGGATGGGGTGCGCACGAGCCCCTTGAAGGGGAAGCTCGGCCTGAGGGCGGCGGACACGGGCATGGTCTTCCTGGACGGGGTGCGGGTGCCCAAGGAGCGGGTGTTGGGCCAGGAAGGGGAGGGCTTTAGGATCGCCCTTTCCACCTTGGACACGGGCCGCATCTCCTTGGCGGCGGGGGCGGTGGGGCTCATGGGGCGGGCGTTGGCGCTTTCCCTTGCCTATGTGAAGGAGAGGCGGCAGTTTGGCCGGCCCATCGCCGGTTTCCAACTGGTCCAGGAGCACCTGGCGGAGATGAAGCTGGATCTGGAGGCCTCGAGGCTCCTCACCTACCAGGCGGCCTGGAAAAAGGTCAAGGGGGAGCCCTACACCCTAGAGGCCAGCCTCGCCAAGCTCTACGCCTCCGAGGCCGCCAACCGGGTGGCCTACCGGGCCATCCAGGTCCACGGCGGCTACGGCTTCTTTGAGGAGTACGAGGTGGCCAGGCTCTACCGGGACGCCCGCATCCTGACCCTCTACGAGGGGACAAGCGAGGTGCAGAAGCTCATCATTGGGGCGCACCTCACGGGAACGAAGGCTTTTGACCCAGGGAGGTGA
- a CDS encoding TetR/AcrR family transcriptional regulator, producing MVTTTKVRILEEAAKLFTEKGYEATSVQDVAQALGLSKAALYHHFRSKEEILLAISLQALEGLVRAGEEALAHPDPKEALLRFMEAHARYFEENYPFFVTMLQGIKSLSPENRALTNRLRDRHEANLRAILRRGVEAGVFRPVDVALTGRAVLSLLNWMIRWFRPGGPMRAVEVARAYHDLILRGLEDGSTRAQGA from the coding sequence ATGGTGACCACCACGAAAGTGCGCATCCTCGAGGAGGCCGCCAAACTCTTCACCGAGAAGGGTTACGAGGCCACGAGCGTCCAGGACGTCGCCCAAGCCCTGGGCCTTTCCAAAGCGGCCCTCTACCACCACTTCCGGAGCAAGGAGGAGATCCTTTTGGCCATCAGCCTCCAGGCCCTGGAGGGCCTGGTGCGGGCCGGGGAGGAGGCCCTGGCCCACCCGGACCCGAAAGAGGCGCTTCTCCGCTTCATGGAGGCCCATGCCCGCTACTTTGAGGAGAACTACCCCTTCTTCGTCACCATGCTCCAGGGCATAAAAAGCCTCTCCCCGGAAAACCGGGCCCTCACCAACCGGCTTCGGGACCGGCACGAGGCGAACCTTAGGGCCATCCTTCGGCGGGGCGTGGAAGCGGGCGTCTTCCGCCCCGTGGACGTGGCCCTGACGGGCCGGGCGGTGCTCTCCCTCCTCAACTGGATGATCCGCTGGTTCCGCCCGGGAGGGCCCATGCGGGCGGTGGAGGTGGCCCGCGCCTATCACGACCTGATCCTTAGGGGGTTAGAGGATGGAAGTACCCGAGCACAAGGAGCTTAG